AGCTACGAGGAGATCCGCTACGAGGGATACGGCATCGGCGGCGCGGCCATCATCGTCGACTGCATGACCGACAACCGCGTGCGCACCGTGGCGGAGGTGCGCCATGCCTTCAGCAAGCACGGCGGCAACCTGGGCACCGAAGGCTCGGTCGCATTCCAGTTCCGCCATGTCGGGCAGCTGTTGTTTGCGCCGGGCACCAGCGAGGACAAGGTGATGGAAGCCGCGCTCGAGGCCGGCGCCGAGGACGTCATCACCGACGGGGACGGCGCCATCGAGGTGCTCACCGCGCCGGGCGAGTTCGAGGCGGTGAAGAACGCGCTCGAGAAAGCCGGCCTGAAGGCCGACGTCGCAGAGGTCACCATGCGCGCCGAGAACACCATCGAGCTCGGCGGCGAGGATGCGCAGCGCATGCAGAAGCTGCTCGACGTGATCGAGGATCTCGACGACGTCCAGGGCGTCTATCACAACGCCGAGATCGACGCATGAAGCTGCTGGTGATCGGCTCGGGGGGGCGCGAGCACGCGCTCGCGTGGAAGCTGGCGCAGTCGCCCAAGGTTCAGAGCGTCTTCGTCGCGCCGGGCAATGGCGGCACCGCGGTCGATCCGCGGCTGAACAACGTGCCGATCAGCGACCCCCGCGCGCTGGCCGACTTCGTGCGCAAGGAAAAGATCGTGCTGACCGTGGTCGGCCCGGAAGCCCCGCTGGCAGGCGGCGTCGTCGACGTCTTCCGCGAGCAGGGCCTGCGCATCTTCGGCCCCACCAAGGCCGCGGCGCAGCTGGAGAGCTCGAAGGCCTTCGCCAAGGCCTTCATGAAGCGCCACAAGATCCCGACCGCCGACTACGAGACCTTCACCGACGCCGCCAAGGCGCATGCCTACGTCGACGAGCACGACGCGCCCATCGTCATCAAGGCCGACGGTCTGGCTGCGGGCAAGGGCGTCGTGGTCGCCATGTCGCTGCCGCAGGCCCACGAGGCCATCGACTGGATGCTGACCGACAACAAGCTCGGCGTGCAGCACAACGAAGGCGGCGCCCGTGTGGTCATCGAGCAGTTCCTCGAAGGCGAGGAGGCCAGCTTCATCGTGCTGTGCGACGGCAAGCACGTCGTCTCGCTGGCCACCAGCCAGGACCACAAGCGCCTGCGCGACGACGACGAGGGGCCGAACACCGGCGGCATGGGCGCGTATTCGCCCGCGCCGGTGGTCACGCCCAATGTGCATGCCAAGGTGATGCACGAGATCATCATGCCGACCATCCAGGGCATGGCCAAGGACGGCGCGCCCTTCACCGGCTTCCTCTATGCCGGCCTGATGATCGACTCGAACGGCAATCCGCGCACGGTCGAGTTCAACTGCCGCCTGGGCGATCCCGAGACGCAGCCGATCATGATGCGGCTCAAGAGCGACCTGTTCGACGTGCTGATGCACGCCACCGACGGCACGCTCGACCAGGTCGAGCTCAAGTGGGACCGCCGCGTCGCGCTGGGCGTGGTGATGGCGGCTCACGGCTATCCGCTCGACCCGCGCAAGGGCGACGTCATCACCGGCGTGCCGGCCGAGGCCGCCGACGCGGTGGTGTTCCACGCAGGCACCAGTCTGGCGGGCCAGGATCTCGTCACCGCCGGCGGCCGCGTGCTGTGCGTGACGGCGCTGGGCGATTCCGTGCGGCAGGCGCAGCAGCGCGCCTACGAGATGCTGCAGGGCATTCGCTTCGATGGTGCGCAGTACCGGCGCGACATCGGCCACCGCGCGATCAAGCGCTGAGCCCGTGGACACCGCCGCGGTTCGCGACTGGCTGCTCTCGCTGCAAGAGCGCATCGTCGCCGCGATGGAGGCCGAGGACGGCTCGCCCTTCATCGCCGACCGCTGGGTGCGCGAGCCGGGCGGCCCGCTGGAAGGCGAGGGCCTTTCGCGCCTGGTCGAAGGCGGCGCGCTGCTCGAGCGCGCCGGCTGCAGCTTCTCGCATGTGAAGGGCCGCACGCTGCCGCCTTCGGCCACCCAGCATCGGCCCGAACTGGCCGGCGCGCCCTTCGAGGCAATGGGCGTCTCGCTGGTCTTCCACCCGCGCAATCCGTATGTGCCGACGGTTCACATGAACGTGCGCATGCTGGCGGCGCATCCGTCTGCCCGCGACCCGGTGACCTGGTTCGGTGGCGGCATGGACCTCACGCCCTACTACGGCTTCGAGGCCGACGCCGAGCATTTTCACCGCGTCAACCGGGATGCGCTCGCCCCCTTCGGCGCCGGCCTGTACCCGCGCTTCAAGCAGTGGTGCGACGACTACTTCTTCCTCAAGCACCGCAACGAGCCGCGCGGCATCGGCGGCGTCTTCTTCGACGA
The Piscinibacter sp. XHJ-5 DNA segment above includes these coding regions:
- a CDS encoding YebC/PmpR family DNA-binding transcriptional regulator; this encodes MAGHSKWANIQHRKGRQDEKRGKIWTRIIREIMVAARQGGGDANMNPRLRLAIDKAKAANMPADTIKKNVDKATGNLEGVSYEEIRYEGYGIGGAAIIVDCMTDNRVRTVAEVRHAFSKHGGNLGTEGSVAFQFRHVGQLLFAPGTSEDKVMEAALEAGAEDVITDGDGAIEVLTAPGEFEAVKNALEKAGLKADVAEVTMRAENTIELGGEDAQRMQKLLDVIEDLDDVQGVYHNAEIDA
- the hemF gene encoding oxygen-dependent coproporphyrinogen oxidase, with protein sequence MVRSTGATSATARSSAEPVDTAAVRDWLLSLQERIVAAMEAEDGSPFIADRWVREPGGPLEGEGLSRLVEGGALLERAGCSFSHVKGRTLPPSATQHRPELAGAPFEAMGVSLVFHPRNPYVPTVHMNVRMLAAHPSARDPVTWFGGGMDLTPYYGFEADAEHFHRVNRDALAPFGAGLYPRFKQWCDDYFFLKHRNEPRGIGGVFFDDFSELGFDSSFAMTRAVGDAFLAAYLPIVQRRKALAYGERERDFQAYRRGRYVEFNLVFDRGTLFGLQSGGRTESILMSMPPIVKWRYNWQPEPGSPEARLYTEFLRPRDWTPV
- the purD gene encoding phosphoribosylamine--glycine ligase yields the protein MKLLVIGSGGREHALAWKLAQSPKVQSVFVAPGNGGTAVDPRLNNVPISDPRALADFVRKEKIVLTVVGPEAPLAGGVVDVFREQGLRIFGPTKAAAQLESSKAFAKAFMKRHKIPTADYETFTDAAKAHAYVDEHDAPIVIKADGLAAGKGVVVAMSLPQAHEAIDWMLTDNKLGVQHNEGGARVVIEQFLEGEEASFIVLCDGKHVVSLATSQDHKRLRDDDEGPNTGGMGAYSPAPVVTPNVHAKVMHEIIMPTIQGMAKDGAPFTGFLYAGLMIDSNGNPRTVEFNCRLGDPETQPIMMRLKSDLFDVLMHATDGTLDQVELKWDRRVALGVVMAAHGYPLDPRKGDVITGVPAEAADAVVFHAGTSLAGQDLVTAGGRVLCVTALGDSVRQAQQRAYEMLQGIRFDGAQYRRDIGHRAIKR